One part of the Salmo salar chromosome ssa28, Ssal_v3.1, whole genome shotgun sequence genome encodes these proteins:
- the LOC106589548 gene encoding ribosomal L1 domain-containing protein 1 isoform X1 — protein MPRKNASKQKSAKKEQKPTEKNSGADGEEEVPIVTPRKRLNWREPYSLNLQSKKQALDIQRTIQGTTISISKKGCCCMACVAHSGMAADEIAENIDSAVSTIVTKLRMKEPLIKIIHLKSQSVDLPIYTSNLSNLTLIEETQKQTMAAMDAKHTANLDVLAVSESWLRKTTKNSEISIPNYNIFRQDRTAKGCGVAIYCRESLQSSVLLSRSRPRRDL, from the exons ATGCCAAG GAAAAATGCAAGCAAACAGAAGTCTGCAAAGAAAGAACAGAAGCCTACAGAAAAGAACTCTGGTGCTGACGGGGAGGAAGAGGTTCCCATAGTAACGCCAAGAAAAAGGCTAAACTGGAG GGAGCCTTATTCATTGAACCTGCAGAGCAAGAAGCAGGCCTTGGACATCCAGAGAACCATCCAGGGAACAACAATCTCCATTTCTAAGAAAGGCTGCTGCTG CATGGCTTGTGTGGCCCACTCTGGGATGGCTGCAGATGAAATAGCAGAGAATATTGATTCAGCTGTCAGCACCATCGTGACAAAACTACGCATG AAAGAACCATTGATAAAGATCATCCACTTGAAAAGCCAATCAGTGGATCTGCCCATCTACACCTCTAACCTGAGTAACCTGACCCTGATAGAGGAAACACAGAAACAGACCATGGCTGCCATGGATGCCAAG cacactgccaacctggatgtcctagccgtgtctgaatcctggcttaggaagaccaccaaaaactctgaaatctccatccctaactacaacattttcagacaagatagaacggccaaagggtgcggtgttgcaatctactgcagagagagcctgcagagttctgtcctactatccag
- the LOC106589548 gene encoding ribosomal L1 domain-containing protein 1 isoform X2 codes for MPRKNASKQKSAKKEQKPTEKNSGADGEEEVPIVTPRKRLNWREPYSLNLQSKKQALDIQRTIQGTTISISKKGCCCMACVAHSGMAADEIAENIDSAVSTIVTKLRMKEPLIKIIHLKSQSVDLPIYTSNLSNLTLIEETQKQTMAAMDAKKNARKQKSAKIEQMSRKKKTLVLTERKRFP; via the exons ATGCCAAG GAAAAATGCAAGCAAACAGAAGTCTGCAAAGAAAGAACAGAAGCCTACAGAAAAGAACTCTGGTGCTGACGGGGAGGAAGAGGTTCCCATAGTAACGCCAAGAAAAAGGCTAAACTGGAG GGAGCCTTATTCATTGAACCTGCAGAGCAAGAAGCAGGCCTTGGACATCCAGAGAACCATCCAGGGAACAACAATCTCCATTTCTAAGAAAGGCTGCTGCTG CATGGCTTGTGTGGCCCACTCTGGGATGGCTGCAGATGAAATAGCAGAGAATATTGATTCAGCTGTCAGCACCATCGTGACAAAACTACGCATG AAAGAACCATTGATAAAGATCATCCACTTGAAAAGCCAATCAGTGGATCTGCCCATCTACACCTCTAACCTGAGTAACCTGACCCTGATAGAGGAAACACAGAAACAGACCATGGCTGCCATGGATGCCAAG AAAAATGCACGCAAACAGAAGTCAGCAAAGATAGAACAGATGTCTAGGAAAAAAAAAACTCTGGTgctgacagagaggaagaggttccCATAG